One genomic segment of Pseudomonas fortuita includes these proteins:
- a CDS encoding LysR family transcriptional regulator — MRRKIPSTTALICFEAAARNESFTKAAQELALTQGAVCRQIGGLEAFLNVELFRRSRRGVKLTEAGLSYSRQVAAQLDAVERDTLSVMGQQGASVIELAVVPTFGTQWLLPRLKDFQQRHPEVTVNLTNRTRPFLFADTPFDAAIYFGDADWSGTQSHRLMGENPVPVCSPALLAGQGILEAQRIAQLPLLQQSTRPYAWRQWFGSLGMNVPRDMTGPRYELFSMLAQAAIHEMGVALIPPFLIQRELGEGRLVVANRHALISDKAYYLMIPDRKVESASLRAFRDWLVSQAWAYTATA, encoded by the coding sequence ATGCGCCGCAAGATCCCCAGTACCACCGCTCTGATTTGCTTCGAGGCGGCGGCACGCAACGAGAGCTTTACCAAGGCCGCCCAGGAACTCGCCCTGACACAGGGTGCCGTTTGCCGGCAGATCGGCGGCCTCGAGGCTTTTCTGAATGTGGAACTGTTCCGCCGTTCCCGCCGCGGCGTGAAGCTGACCGAGGCCGGCCTGTCCTACAGTCGTCAGGTTGCCGCTCAACTGGACGCGGTAGAGCGCGACACCCTGTCGGTGATGGGTCAGCAGGGCGCCAGCGTGATCGAGCTGGCCGTAGTGCCTACCTTTGGTACCCAATGGCTGCTTCCGCGCCTCAAGGACTTCCAGCAACGCCACCCAGAGGTGACGGTCAACCTCACCAACCGCACCCGGCCATTCCTGTTCGCCGACACCCCCTTCGATGCCGCAATCTATTTCGGTGATGCCGACTGGTCCGGCACCCAGTCGCACCGGCTGATGGGGGAGAACCCGGTCCCCGTCTGCAGCCCGGCATTGCTGGCCGGGCAGGGCATACTCGAAGCACAGCGCATCGCCCAACTGCCACTGCTGCAGCAAAGCACGCGCCCCTACGCCTGGCGGCAGTGGTTCGGCAGCCTAGGGATGAATGTGCCACGCGACATGACAGGCCCGCGTTATGAACTATTCTCGATGCTCGCCCAGGCGGCCATACATGAAATGGGGGTCGCACTGATCCCACCGTTCCTGATCCAGCGCGAGTTGGGGGAGGGTAGGCTGGTGGTCGCTAACAGGCATGCCCTGATCAGCGACAAGGCCTACTATCTGATGATTCCGGATCGCAAGGTAGAGTCAGCTTCGCTGCGCGCCTTCCGAGACTGGCTGGTGAGCCAGGCCTGGGCCTACACCGCAACAGCTTGA
- a CDS encoding Re/Si-specific NAD(P)(+) transhydrogenase subunit alpha produces the protein MHIGVPLETQTGETRVAATPETIKKLIGQGHQVTVQRGAGLNASIPDSAYEAAGASLGSAADAYGAQLVLKVVAPNDQELALINSGSLLAGMLNPFNSELIAKMAERGITAFALEAAPRTSRAQSLDVLSSQANIAGYKAVLLAAHHYPRFMPMLMTAAGTVKAARVLILGAGVAGLQAIATAKRLGAVIEASDVRPAVKEQIESLGAKFIDVPYETDEERECAEGVGGYARPMPASWMQRQAQAVHERARQADIVITTALIPGRKAPILLSAETVAQMKPGSVVIDLAAAQGGNCPLTVADQVVRENGVTIVGPTNLPAQLGADASALYARNLLDFMKLLFDKDGALVINLEDDIVAACLMCRDGQVVRKNG, from the coding sequence GTGCACATTGGTGTTCCTCTCGAGACGCAGACCGGTGAGACAAGGGTCGCTGCGACCCCGGAAACCATCAAGAAACTGATTGGCCAAGGCCATCAGGTCACCGTCCAACGGGGGGCAGGGCTCAACGCCAGCATTCCGGACAGTGCCTATGAGGCCGCAGGCGCTTCCCTAGGGAGCGCAGCCGATGCATACGGCGCCCAATTGGTACTCAAAGTGGTCGCACCCAACGACCAGGAGCTGGCCCTGATCAACAGTGGCAGCCTCCTGGCGGGCATGCTCAACCCCTTCAACAGCGAACTGATCGCCAAGATGGCCGAACGCGGCATCACCGCTTTCGCCCTGGAAGCCGCTCCCCGCACCTCGCGGGCGCAGAGCCTCGACGTGCTGTCGTCACAGGCCAACATCGCGGGTTACAAAGCTGTGTTGCTGGCGGCCCATCACTACCCACGCTTCATGCCCATGCTGATGACCGCTGCAGGCACCGTGAAGGCCGCGCGCGTGCTGATCCTGGGGGCGGGCGTTGCCGGCCTGCAGGCCATCGCCACCGCCAAGCGCCTGGGTGCGGTGATCGAAGCGTCCGACGTACGCCCGGCAGTGAAGGAGCAAATCGAGTCGCTGGGTGCCAAGTTCATCGACGTGCCTTACGAGACCGATGAGGAGCGCGAGTGCGCCGAAGGCGTCGGCGGTTACGCCAGACCGATGCCAGCCAGCTGGATGCAACGCCAGGCCCAAGCCGTGCACGAGCGAGCCAGGCAGGCGGACATCGTCATTACCACCGCACTGATCCCCGGCCGCAAGGCTCCGATCCTGCTCAGTGCCGAGACCGTGGCGCAGATGAAGCCCGGCTCGGTGGTCATCGACCTCGCCGCAGCCCAGGGTGGCAACTGCCCACTCACCGTTGCTGATCAGGTAGTACGGGAGAATGGCGTGACCATCGTCGGCCCGACCAACCTGCCGGCCCAGCTGGGTGCCGATGCCTCGGCGCTGTATGCGCGCAACCTGCTGGACTTCATGAAACTGCTGTTCGACAAGGACGGCGCACTGGTCATCAACCTCGAAGACGACATCGTCGCGGCCTGCCTCATGTGCCGTGATGGTCAAGTCGTCCGCAAGAACGGCTAA
- a CDS encoding NAD(P) transhydrogenase subunit alpha, with amino-acid sequence MEDMLISHGIYNLIIFVLAIYVGYHVVWNVTPALHTPLMAVTNAISAIVIVGAMLAAALTVTPAGKLMGTLAVALAAVNVFGGFLVTRRMLEMFKKKAKNEGQK; translated from the coding sequence ATGGAAGACATGCTGATTTCCCATGGCATCTACAACCTGATCATCTTCGTGCTGGCCATCTATGTGGGCTACCACGTGGTGTGGAACGTCACCCCGGCGTTGCACACGCCGCTGATGGCCGTGACCAATGCCATCTCTGCCATCGTAATCGTCGGCGCCATGCTTGCTGCCGCGCTGACTGTGACCCCAGCCGGCAAGCTCATGGGCACTCTCGCCGTAGCCCTGGCTGCGGTCAATGTGTTCGGTGGCTTCCTGGTCACCCGCCGCATGCTTGAGATGTTCAAGAAGAAAGCCAAGAACGAGGGGCAGAAGTAA